In a single window of the Pirellulales bacterium genome:
- a CDS encoding PSD1 and planctomycete cytochrome C domain-containing protein produces MFVATTAFALVVLALGVPVWAEETSPGAPDTPPQPRVSYNHDVRPILSNNCFKCHGPDARERQAELRLDISEEARKPTATGALAIVPGKPDESELVARIFATDEAALMPPPASHKQLSQRERETLRRWVAEGAEYQPHWSFIVPERPELPTVQHTAWPRNAIDNFVLARLEREGLLPSPEADRATLLRRVTLDLTGLPPTPAEVDAFMLDNSADAYEKVVDRLLTSPHFGERLALDWLDAARFADTNGYHIDNGRDMTRWREWVIDSFNQNVPFDRFTIEQVAGDLLEGATISQKIASGFNRNHMINFEGGAIPEEYHTAYIVDRVNTTGTVWLGLSVGCSQCHDHKFDPITQKDYYRLYAFFNNVPEKGLDGQTGNSPPFLKLPSPEQQHQLDELGATIARLEQQISGPVAEIDEAQLAWEASQANRAVPQWRTATPESITAEGGATFTRLDDGSLLATGANPANDVYTITIDSAALASTESGRTAPLTAIRVEALPDDSLSERGPGRSGNGNLVLTQVVTSVESANAAPQPVPLGSAWADFSQKDFDVTGAIDDKPETGWALHPEMGKPHAATFALGQPVELKPGAKLVVRLLFQSQFAQHQIGRLRISLTDAVDPREPSALPEGVAKILATPAAERSDAQRNELRTHYRDNVSPQVREMKEQLTAAKKSHVQLEKAIPSSMVMQEMEKPRDTFMLERGQYDKRGEQVTPGVPAALPPLPSGAPANRLGLARWLVDRSHPLVPRVAVNRYWQLFFGTGLVKTAEDFGSQGEQPSHPELMDWLAAQFRDGSVSLTDTASSGAPDAGPWDVKALCRLIVTSATYRQSSHARPDLAARDPDNRLLGRAPRARLIAEFIRDQALAVSGLLNDQIGGASVSPYQPPGLWEELAFRADGKNWTAQTYTQSHGPELYRRTMYTFWKRTSPPPTLITFDAPDRETCTVRRATTNTPLQALVLLNDPTYVEASRKLAERIMTEAPQSLEERIAFAFRLATARRPSEGEIGVLRRVYEEQLASYRANADAAQKLLSVGEAARNDKLDAAELAAWTMVASMILNLDETVTKG; encoded by the coding sequence ATGTTTGTAGCGACGACAGCTTTTGCGCTGGTGGTCTTGGCGCTCGGGGTGCCTGTTTGGGCTGAGGAAACTTCGCCGGGCGCGCCTGACACGCCGCCACAGCCGCGGGTTAGTTACAACCATGACGTTCGTCCGATCTTGTCGAACAACTGCTTCAAGTGTCATGGGCCTGACGCGCGCGAACGGCAGGCCGAGTTGCGACTTGATATTTCCGAGGAAGCCCGCAAGCCGACAGCGACCGGGGCGCTGGCAATCGTGCCGGGGAAGCCGGACGAAAGCGAACTGGTCGCGCGAATCTTCGCCACGGACGAAGCGGCGCTGATGCCGCCGCCGGCGAGCCACAAGCAATTGAGCCAGCGCGAGCGCGAGACGCTGCGCCGCTGGGTGGCCGAGGGGGCCGAGTATCAGCCGCATTGGTCATTCATCGTGCCTGAGCGTCCTGAGCTGCCAACGGTGCAGCACACGGCGTGGCCGCGCAATGCGATCGACAACTTTGTGCTTGCCCGGCTGGAACGTGAAGGCCTGCTCCCTTCGCCCGAGGCGGATCGGGCCACGCTGCTGCGGCGCGTGACGCTCGACCTGACTGGTCTGCCGCCAACGCCGGCCGAGGTCGATGCGTTCATGCTGGATAACAGCGCCGACGCGTACGAGAAGGTCGTCGATCGGTTGCTGACTTCACCCCACTTCGGCGAGCGGCTGGCGCTTGACTGGTTGGATGCGGCTCGGTTCGCCGACACCAACGGCTATCACATCGACAACGGCCGCGACATGACTCGTTGGCGCGAGTGGGTGATCGATTCGTTCAATCAGAACGTGCCGTTCGACCGGTTCACGATCGAGCAAGTCGCCGGAGATTTGCTGGAAGGAGCCACGATATCGCAAAAGATCGCCAGCGGATTCAACCGCAACCACATGATTAACTTCGAAGGGGGTGCGATCCCCGAGGAATATCACACGGCGTATATCGTCGATCGCGTTAACACGACCGGCACCGTGTGGTTGGGATTGTCGGTCGGGTGCAGCCAGTGCCACGACCACAAGTTCGACCCGATCACGCAGAAGGATTACTACCGGCTGTACGCGTTCTTCAACAACGTTCCGGAAAAGGGACTCGACGGGCAGACTGGCAACTCGCCGCCGTTTTTGAAACTGCCCAGCCCCGAACAGCAACATCAGCTCGATGAGCTGGGGGCGACGATTGCTCGACTGGAACAGCAAATCTCTGGCCCGGTCGCCGAGATTGATGAAGCGCAATTGGCGTGGGAAGCCAGCCAGGCGAACCGCGCGGTTCCCCAGTGGCGCACGGCGACCCCGGAATCGATCACGGCCGAAGGGGGCGCGACATTCACGCGGCTGGACGATGGCTCACTCCTGGCGACCGGCGCGAACCCGGCGAATGATGTTTACACCATCACGATCGACAGTGCCGCACTGGCCAGCACAGAGTCTGGACGAACGGCCCCGCTCACGGCGATTCGCGTCGAAGCCTTGCCCGATGACAGTCTGTCGGAACGCGGGCCGGGACGTTCCGGCAATGGCAACCTGGTGCTGACGCAAGTTGTGACCAGCGTCGAATCCGCCAATGCGGCGCCGCAACCGGTGCCACTCGGCAGCGCTTGGGCCGATTTCAGCCAGAAGGATTTCGACGTCACCGGCGCGATCGACGACAAGCCAGAGACCGGCTGGGCGCTGCATCCCGAGATGGGGAAGCCGCACGCGGCGACATTCGCGCTCGGGCAACCTGTCGAATTGAAGCCGGGCGCGAAGCTGGTCGTGCGACTGCTGTTCCAATCGCAATTCGCACAGCATCAGATCGGGCGGCTGCGTATCTCGCTGACCGATGCGGTGGATCCGCGCGAACCCTCGGCCTTGCCCGAGGGGGTCGCGAAGATTCTCGCCACGCCAGCGGCCGAACGGAGTGACGCGCAGCGTAACGAGCTGCGTACCCACTATCGCGACAATGTTTCGCCGCAGGTGCGCGAAATGAAGGAGCAACTGACCGCCGCCAAGAAGAGCCACGTACAGCTCGAAAAGGCCATCCCCAGCTCGATGGTCATGCAAGAGATGGAAAAGCCTCGCGATACATTCATGCTCGAGCGCGGGCAGTACGACAAGCGCGGCGAACAAGTCACGCCCGGCGTGCCGGCCGCCTTGCCACCGCTGCCCTCTGGGGCACCGGCGAACCGGTTGGGATTGGCTCGCTGGCTGGTTGATCGTTCGCATCCGCTGGTGCCGCGCGTGGCGGTGAACCGATATTGGCAATTGTTCTTCGGCACCGGGCTGGTCAAGACGGCCGAGGATTTTGGTTCGCAAGGCGAGCAGCCCAGTCATCCCGAACTGATGGATTGGCTGGCGGCGCAGTTCCGCGACGGGTCGGTTTCTTTGACGGATACGGCCTCGTCAGGTGCGCCTGACGCAGGACCGTGGGATGTGAAGGCCCTTTGCCGGTTGATTGTAACCTCGGCGACGTATCGGCAAAGCTCACATGCGCGGCCGGATCTGGCGGCGCGCGATCCGGATAATCGACTGCTAGGTCGGGCGCCGCGCGCTCGTTTGATTGCCGAGTTCATTCGCGATCAGGCACTGGCCGTGAGCGGACTATTGAACGATCAGATTGGCGGGGCCAGCGTCTCGCCCTATCAGCCGCCCGGCTTGTGGGAAGAGCTGGCCTTCCGCGCCGATGGCAAGAACTGGACAGCGCAGACTTACACGCAAAGCCACGGGCCGGAGCTGTATCGGCGGACGATGTACACCTTCTGGAAGCGGACATCGCCGCCGCCAACCTTGATCACCTTCGACGCGCCCGACCGCGAGACGTGTACCGTCCGCCGGGCGACAACGAACACGCCGCTACAGGCATTGGTGCTGTTGAATGACCCAACCTACGTCGAGGCGTCTCGCAAGCTGGCCGAGCGGATCATGACCGAAGCGCCGCAATCGCTCGAAGAGCGGATCGCGTTCGCCTTCCGGCTGGCCACGGCCCGCCGGCCCAGCGAGGGGGAAATCGGCGTGTTGCGCCGGGTTTACGAAGAACAACTGGCGAGCTATCGCGCGAACGCGGACGCCGCGCAGAAGCTGCTGTCTGTCGGCGAAGCGGCGCGTAACGACAAGCTCGACGCGGCCGAGTTGGCCGCCTGGACAATGGTGGCCAGCATGATCCTGAATTTGGACGAAACGGTGACCAAGGGATGA
- the mutY gene encoding A/G-specific adenine glycosylase: MPSAAKSRTSAKPATRSRAKRSASPPALPSVKQIHAEAVGALATSRVRAAITRRLLAWYSDHARDLPWRRSRDAYRVWVSEIMLQQTVVAAVVPYFERFMARFPSVTALAEAPEEDVLRLWEGLGYYRRARQMHRAARVVCQEHAGEFPRDVAAVRALPGIGRYTAGAILSIAFDDSQPILEANTIRLFARLTAYAGDTHSTAGQRQLWNTAEQLLPSRDAGRFNQAVMELGSQICTPRNPRCDECPLAALCPTWRYQLSDSIPAARPRPTIEEVREAAVVVRRSDKILIVRREAGERWAGLWDFPRFALASAADQPVERQLIDGVLKRTGMKVRPGELLTTIRHSVTRFRISLECYEADYASKAARSKATPEMRWVRPAELAEVPLSTSARKLAKLLAHE, from the coding sequence ATGCCCAGTGCCGCGAAATCTCGTACATCAGCGAAGCCGGCCACGCGGAGCCGTGCGAAACGCTCGGCATCGCCCCCCGCGCTTCCCAGCGTGAAACAGATTCATGCCGAGGCAGTAGGTGCGCTGGCGACGTCTCGGGTGCGCGCGGCGATCACCCGGCGGCTGCTCGCTTGGTATTCGGACCACGCCCGGGATCTTCCCTGGCGGCGGTCGCGCGATGCGTATCGAGTGTGGGTCAGCGAGATCATGTTGCAGCAGACGGTCGTCGCGGCGGTCGTCCCTTACTTTGAACGGTTCATGGCCCGTTTCCCATCGGTCACGGCATTGGCCGAGGCGCCGGAAGAGGACGTGCTGCGACTGTGGGAGGGGCTCGGGTACTATCGCCGGGCCCGGCAGATGCACCGCGCGGCCCGCGTGGTGTGCCAGGAGCATGCTGGCGAATTCCCTCGCGACGTGGCCGCGGTACGAGCGCTGCCCGGCATCGGCCGCTATACGGCCGGCGCGATCCTGTCGATCGCCTTTGACGATTCTCAGCCGATTCTGGAAGCCAACACGATTCGACTGTTCGCACGGCTGACAGCCTATGCGGGCGACACACATTCCACGGCCGGGCAGCGCCAGTTGTGGAACACGGCCGAACAGTTGTTGCCGTCGCGCGACGCGGGGCGCTTCAACCAGGCCGTGATGGAACTGGGGAGCCAGATTTGTACGCCGCGCAATCCACGCTGCGATGAGTGCCCCCTGGCCGCGCTTTGCCCGACGTGGCGTTATCAATTATCGGACTCGATTCCTGCCGCTCGCCCCCGCCCGACGATCGAAGAAGTGCGCGAAGCGGCCGTGGTGGTGCGACGGAGCGACAAGATTTTGATCGTACGACGCGAAGCGGGCGAGCGCTGGGCCGGACTGTGGGACTTTCCGCGTTTTGCGTTGGCATCGGCCGCTGACCAGCCGGTCGAACGGCAATTGATCGACGGCGTGCTTAAACGCACGGGCATGAAGGTGCGGCCAGGCGAACTGCTGACTACGATTCGCCATAGCGTAACGCGGTTTCGTATTTCGCTCGAGTGTTACGAGGCGGACTATGCCTCGAAGGCCGCGCGATCGAAAGCCACGCCCGAGATGCGCTGGGTCCGGCCGGCGGAGCTCGCCGAGGTGCCGCTGAGCACCTCAGCACGAAAACTGGCGAAGTTGCTTGCGCACGAGTAG
- a CDS encoding class I SAM-dependent methyltransferase, producing the protein MLPDTLRRRKKKHSARPRTKVLNKIVENDLIRRVSYEEYRDKVRDVYDGPQGAFLATASLLSGHMALGDRLLRERKFDLRGAKRILDVGSGAGQIAKHLLKYADLDAGLTCFDLSFEMLRRARNRLKSDVPRHLVADLSRLPFADGSFDCVTCGYVLEHLPDARSGLSELARVMRPGSRMLLLTTEDSFSGAWTSRIWCCRTYNRQDLYRTCQDLGLSLNQELWFSRMHKVFRAGGICVELMKQ; encoded by the coding sequence ATGCTGCCAGACACTTTGCGCCGTCGGAAGAAGAAGCACTCCGCGCGACCGCGCACGAAGGTGCTCAACAAGATCGTGGAAAACGATCTGATCCGGCGCGTCAGCTACGAGGAGTATCGGGACAAGGTCCGCGACGTCTACGACGGGCCGCAAGGGGCGTTCTTAGCCACGGCCAGCTTGCTGTCAGGGCACATGGCACTCGGCGATCGCTTGCTGCGCGAGCGCAAGTTCGATCTGCGCGGCGCGAAGCGAATCCTGGACGTGGGAAGCGGCGCCGGACAAATCGCCAAGCACCTACTGAAGTATGCCGACCTGGATGCCGGGTTGACCTGCTTCGACCTGTCGTTCGAAATGCTACGGCGCGCCAGGAATCGACTGAAGAGCGATGTGCCACGGCACCTGGTCGCCGATCTGTCGCGGCTGCCGTTCGCTGATGGATCGTTCGATTGCGTCACGTGCGGCTACGTGCTCGAGCATCTTCCCGACGCACGCAGCGGGCTTTCGGAATTGGCCCGCGTGATGCGGCCAGGTTCGCGCATGCTGCTGTTGACGACCGAAGACAGTTTCTCGGGCGCGTGGACGAGCCGCATCTGGTGCTGCCGGACGTACAACCGCCAGGATCTGTACCGGACCTGCCAGGATCTGGGGCTCTCGCTGAACCAGGAACTCTGGTTTTCGCGCATGCACAAGGTATTCCGGGCCGGCGGTATCTGCGTCGAGCTGATGAAGCAGTAG
- a CDS encoding BatA and WFA domain-containing protein — translation MTWPQWTSMLGPWQWALLALVPPAIIALYFLKLKRQPLEVPSTYLWHKSIDDLRVNSIWQRLRQSLLLFLQLLLWALLALVLLRPAWQGSQFQHDRLIFLVDNSASMVATDVHPTRLDEAKRRVAELIDQMRSGDVAMIVSFADTARVEQMFTDNRGELRRRLELIQPTDQTTSISEALRVASVLANPHRDDSDGEAAAGLPAQLFFFSDGNFADDPDFALGNLSPTAPVWIGTADAANVAIAAFNTARSESKDEKVQAFGRLENSGPQDVSLDVELHLDDRLVDAQRVSVPAGKSSGVSFDVANLKSGVLELRLTDPDDLAIDNQAWAVVPAPRRGRVLFVTPGNEPLSTALRTEAAHEMAEIVVQAPEFLASPQYQRAAAAGEWDLVIYDRCRPEQAPQANTLSIARLPTGEAWQQKDTVTVPQIIDINRAHPLMQWLDMSDVLIIEAQPLVPPRGSTMLLEAIDGPLLAVAPRDGYEDVVVAFELVGNERIGTNWPVRASFPVFVLNALSYLGGNREVAKTASVRPGQPVVLRTQTSSETLSILPPGEAATAVSVTRDKRNEYHFTGTSKVGLYRASAEGREIDDFAVNLFDSRESDVKVVADRTLKVGHDEIATGTGWEETRRDAWKFVLLGALAILLFEWYIYNRRAYL, via the coding sequence ATGACCTGGCCTCAGTGGACCAGCATGCTCGGCCCGTGGCAGTGGGCGCTGTTGGCGCTGGTGCCGCCGGCGATCATCGCGCTGTATTTCTTGAAGCTGAAGCGGCAGCCGCTCGAAGTGCCCAGCACTTACCTGTGGCATAAATCGATCGACGACCTGCGAGTGAATAGCATCTGGCAGCGGCTGCGGCAAAGCCTGCTGCTGTTCCTGCAATTGCTGCTGTGGGCGCTATTGGCGCTAGTGCTGTTGCGTCCGGCCTGGCAGGGCTCGCAGTTTCAACATGATCGATTGATATTCCTCGTCGATAACTCGGCCAGCATGGTGGCGACCGACGTTCATCCCACGCGTCTGGACGAGGCCAAGCGGCGAGTCGCGGAGCTGATCGACCAGATGCGCTCAGGGGACGTGGCGATGATCGTCAGCTTCGCCGACACGGCGCGCGTCGAACAGATGTTCACGGACAACCGCGGCGAATTGCGCCGACGATTGGAGCTGATCCAGCCGACCGATCAGACGACTTCGATCAGCGAGGCGCTGCGCGTAGCGAGCGTGCTGGCCAATCCGCACCGCGACGATAGCGATGGCGAAGCCGCGGCCGGCCTGCCGGCGCAGCTTTTCTTTTTCAGCGACGGCAACTTTGCTGACGATCCTGATTTCGCATTGGGCAACCTATCGCCGACGGCGCCCGTATGGATTGGCACCGCGGATGCGGCGAACGTTGCGATCGCGGCCTTCAACACGGCACGCAGCGAATCGAAGGACGAGAAAGTGCAAGCCTTCGGCCGGTTGGAGAATTCCGGTCCGCAAGACGTGTCGCTGGATGTCGAGTTACACCTCGACGACCGTTTGGTCGATGCGCAGCGCGTGTCGGTGCCGGCCGGTAAGAGTAGTGGTGTCAGCTTCGACGTGGCGAACCTGAAGTCAGGCGTGCTCGAACTGCGGCTCACGGATCCCGACGACCTGGCGATCGACAATCAAGCTTGGGCCGTGGTCCCGGCCCCGCGGCGCGGACGGGTGTTGTTTGTCACGCCCGGCAACGAACCGCTGTCAACGGCGCTGCGCACCGAAGCGGCGCACGAAATGGCGGAGATCGTCGTCCAAGCGCCCGAATTTCTCGCCAGCCCACAATACCAGCGCGCGGCCGCGGCGGGCGAATGGGACCTGGTGATCTATGACCGATGCCGGCCCGAGCAAGCGCCGCAAGCCAATACGCTGTCGATCGCGCGGCTGCCGACCGGAGAGGCCTGGCAGCAGAAGGATACGGTCACGGTGCCGCAGATCATCGACATCAATCGCGCGCATCCGTTGATGCAATGGCTCGACATGTCGGACGTGCTGATCATCGAAGCGCAGCCCCTCGTGCCGCCGCGTGGCTCAACGATGCTTTTGGAAGCGATCGATGGTCCGCTGCTGGCCGTGGCGCCGCGCGATGGCTACGAGGATGTCGTCGTGGCGTTCGAACTGGTAGGAAACGAACGAATCGGCACCAACTGGCCGGTGCGGGCCAGCTTTCCGGTCTTCGTTCTCAACGCGCTGTCGTACCTGGGCGGAAATCGAGAAGTTGCCAAAACCGCTAGTGTCCGGCCCGGTCAGCCCGTGGTGCTGCGCACGCAGACCTCGTCCGAGACGCTGTCGATCCTTCCCCCCGGCGAAGCAGCCACGGCCGTGAGCGTAACCCGGGATAAGCGGAACGAGTATCACTTTACAGGCACCAGTAAGGTGGGGCTTTACAGGGCCAGCGCAGAAGGGCGAGAAATCGACGACTTTGCCGTTAATTTATTCGACAGCCGCGAAAGTGACGTCAAGGTCGTAGCCGATCGTACATTGAAGGTCGGTCATGACGAGATTGCCACGGGCACAGGCTGGGAAGAAACCCGGCGCGACGCCTGGAAGTTTGTCTTGCTGGGGGCCTTGGCAATTCTGTTGTTTGAGTGGTATATCTACAATCGTCGCGCTTACCTATAA
- a CDS encoding DUF58 domain-containing protein produces MTTTDTPLLTPELLAQLERLELVSRKIFRGRIKGERRSLRKGQSVEFADFRSYVPGDDLRFVDWNTYARLDRLFLKLFLEEEDLHFYALVDASESMNFGTPSKLEFAKRLAAALGFIGLIRSDRVKIETLGQSAGRPGPSLRGRSSVWRMVDYLNSIEPGETTSLSEGIKNFCLRNTGRGIVVLISDMLDKRGYEEGLRFLTAQRMDPYVVQVLSEEEVEPDVKGDLRLVDCEDADEAEITVSLPLLKRYKQTVSAFVGGLQEFCTRRGVGYLLARSNQPVDQMVSGYLRARGLVR; encoded by the coding sequence ATGACCACGACCGATACGCCCCTATTGACGCCGGAGCTGCTCGCGCAGCTTGAGCGTCTGGAATTGGTAAGCCGCAAGATTTTTCGCGGCCGCATCAAAGGAGAACGGCGCAGCCTGCGGAAGGGGCAGAGCGTCGAATTCGCCGACTTCCGCAGCTACGTGCCTGGCGATGATCTGCGGTTTGTCGACTGGAATACGTACGCGCGGCTGGATCGGCTGTTTCTGAAATTATTTCTCGAGGAAGAAGATCTGCACTTCTACGCGCTGGTTGACGCCAGCGAGTCAATGAACTTCGGCACCCCCTCGAAGCTGGAATTTGCGAAGCGGTTGGCCGCGGCGTTGGGGTTCATCGGGCTGATCCGTTCGGACCGGGTGAAGATCGAAACGTTGGGACAATCCGCCGGCCGGCCGGGCCCTTCGCTGCGCGGCCGAAGTAGCGTGTGGCGCATGGTCGACTATCTGAACAGCATTGAGCCGGGCGAAACGACATCACTATCCGAAGGGATCAAGAATTTCTGCCTGCGCAACACGGGACGCGGCATTGTCGTCTTGATTAGCGACATGCTCGACAAACGTGGCTACGAAGAAGGGCTGCGCTTCCTCACCGCGCAGCGCATGGATCCATACGTCGTGCAGGTGCTGAGCGAGGAAGAGGTCGAACCCGACGTGAAGGGGGACCTGCGGCTGGTGGATTGCGAAGACGCCGACGAAGCCGAGATCACGGTCAGCCTGCCACTGTTGAAGCGCTATAAGCAAACCGTGTCAGCGTTCGTCGGTGGTTTGCAGGAGTTCTGCACCCGGCGCGGCGTGGGCTACTTGCTTGCCCGCAGTAATCAGCCAGTCGATCAGATGGTGTCGGGTTATTTGCGCGCGCGAGGGTTGGTGCGATGA
- a CDS encoding MoxR family ATPase: MSIGESIQRDAGEFVSRYAAVRDEIGRVIVGHDDIVEGVLTCLFVGGHCLLEGVPGLGKTLLVRTLASVLDLEFSRIQFTPDLMPADILGTNMVMETPDGKRVFEFQRGPIFTQICLADEINRATPKTQSAMLETMQEGTVTVGGNHYVLKKPFFVLATQNPIEQEGTYPLPEAQLDRFFFKLVVGYSTRAELATIIDRTTRGVEVTPAKVMDGPEILRWQKLIREVVLAPHVQDYIVRLTMATHPESPLAFPATNKYLRWGASPRGAQTLALASKMRALLSGRFNVSFEDVRRSYLPALRHRVIPNFEAQAEGIASDRVLLDLLELVPEKAEESAAA; encoded by the coding sequence ATGAGCATTGGGGAATCGATCCAGCGTGATGCTGGAGAGTTTGTCTCTCGGTACGCCGCCGTGCGCGACGAGATCGGCCGGGTGATTGTCGGACACGACGACATCGTCGAGGGGGTGCTGACCTGCCTGTTCGTCGGCGGGCATTGCCTGCTCGAAGGGGTGCCTGGCCTGGGCAAGACCCTCTTGGTCCGCACGCTGGCCTCGGTGCTCGATCTGGAGTTCTCGCGCATTCAGTTCACGCCTGACCTGATGCCAGCCGACATCTTGGGCACGAACATGGTGATGGAGACACCCGACGGCAAGCGGGTATTCGAATTTCAGCGCGGACCGATTTTCACGCAGATCTGCCTGGCGGACGAGATCAATCGCGCCACACCGAAGACGCAATCGGCCATGTTGGAGACCATGCAGGAAGGAACGGTAACAGTCGGGGGCAATCATTACGTGCTGAAGAAACCGTTCTTCGTGCTGGCCACGCAAAACCCGATCGAGCAGGAAGGGACGTATCCGCTGCCCGAGGCGCAATTGGACCGGTTCTTCTTCAAGCTGGTCGTGGGTTATTCGACGCGCGCCGAGCTGGCCACGATCATCGACCGCACGACGCGCGGCGTCGAAGTGACGCCCGCGAAAGTCATGGACGGCCCCGAGATCCTGCGCTGGCAAAAGCTGATCCGCGAGGTTGTTCTCGCACCGCACGTGCAGGATTACATCGTGCGACTGACGATGGCGACTCACCCCGAAAGCCCGCTGGCGTTTCCCGCGACGAACAAGTACCTACGCTGGGGTGCAAGTCCGCGCGGCGCGCAGACGCTGGCCCTGGCCTCGAAGATGCGGGCGTTGTTGTCTGGGCGATTCAATGTGAGCTTCGAGGATGTGCGTCGCAGCTATCTGCCGGCTTTGCGGCATCGCGTGATTCCGAATTTCGAAGCCCAGGCCGAGGGAATTGCCAGCGACCGCGTGCTGCTGGACTTGCTGGAGCTGGTTCCGGAAAAAGCGGAAGAGTCCGCGGCAGCCTAG
- a CDS encoding L-threonylcarbamoyladenylate synthase has product MPPVVLDLRSADDTRDVVHRAVQALAEGRIVAFPTETVYGLAASALCESAVNKLVTAKNRDPGRPLALAVRSAEDALDFVPNISPLGQRLARRCWPGPVTLVVDDHHPESLIQQLPPSVQKAVSPEGTIGFRVPAHHAILDVLRLLAGPIVLTSANRKGQPDAVTAQEVVEAIGDEVNVVLDDGRSRYGQPSSVVRIYEDHFEVLRQGVVSAQTLKRLGSSIILFVCTGNTCRSPMAEGMFRQAMADRLKCRASEVEDRGVLAASAGLAAMAGGRATNEAVVVLKKMGIDLSGHESQPLTEQLVRHADLLLVMTRSHRQAILAEWPDAADRVRLVCRNGADVADPIGGPPEMYERCAAQLRAEVTAWAEEIKL; this is encoded by the coding sequence ATGCCTCCGGTCGTTCTCGATCTGCGCAGCGCGGATGATACGCGCGATGTCGTACATCGCGCGGTGCAGGCGCTTGCCGAAGGGCGGATCGTCGCCTTCCCGACCGAAACCGTCTACGGACTGGCCGCCTCGGCGTTGTGCGAATCCGCGGTCAACAAGCTCGTGACGGCCAAGAATCGCGATCCCGGGCGGCCGCTGGCTCTGGCCGTGCGCAGTGCCGAGGATGCGTTGGACTTTGTGCCGAATATCAGCCCGCTGGGCCAGCGTTTGGCCCGTCGCTGCTGGCCCGGTCCGGTGACGCTGGTCGTGGACGATCATCATCCCGAAAGCTTGATCCAGCAGCTTCCTCCCTCGGTGCAAAAAGCTGTGTCGCCCGAGGGGACGATCGGTTTCCGCGTACCGGCGCACCACGCGATTCTCGATGTACTGCGTCTCTTGGCGGGGCCAATCGTGCTCACCAGTGCCAACCGTAAGGGGCAGCCTGACGCCGTTACGGCGCAGGAAGTCGTCGAGGCGATCGGCGACGAAGTGAACGTGGTGCTGGATGACGGGCGTTCGCGTTATGGTCAGCCCTCGAGCGTGGTCCGCATCTACGAAGACCATTTCGAGGTCCTACGGCAGGGGGTCGTATCGGCCCAGACGCTGAAGCGCTTGGGAAGCTCGATCATTCTGTTCGTCTGCACGGGCAACACCTGTCGCAGTCCAATGGCCGAGGGCATGTTTCGCCAGGCGATGGCGGACCGATTGAAATGCCGCGCCAGCGAAGTCGAAGACCGCGGCGTGTTGGCGGCTTCGGCAGGCCTGGCGGCCATGGCCGGCGGTCGTGCGACGAACGAAGCCGTGGTCGTGCTCAAAAAGATGGGCATCGACCTTTCGGGGCACGAAAGTCAGCCCCTGACCGAACAATTGGTACGGCACGCCGACCTGCTGCTGGTGATGACACGCTCGCACCGGCAGGCGATCCTGGCCGAATGGCCCGACGCCGCGGACCGTGTTCGTCTGGTCTGTCGCAATGGCGCAGACGTGGCCGATCCCATCGGCGGACCGCCGGAAATGTACGAGCGTTGCGCCGCCCAACTCAGGGCTGAAGTCACGGCCTGGGCCGAAGAAATCAAGTTGTAA